Proteins encoded by one window of Enterobacter hormaechei subsp. xiangfangensis:
- the bhsA gene encoding multiple stress resistance protein BhsA, protein MKNVKTLIAAAVLSSLSFASFAAVEVQSTPADQQKVGTISATAGTNLGSLEDQLAQKADEMGAKSFRITSVTGPNTLHGTAIIYK, encoded by the coding sequence ATGAAAAACGTTAAAACCCTCATCGCTGCCGCCGTTCTGAGTTCACTCTCTTTCGCAAGCTTCGCTGCTGTTGAAGTGCAATCCACTCCAGCAGACCAGCAGAAAGTCGGTACCATCTCTGCCACTGCCGGGACTAACCTGGGCTCTCTGGAAGATCAGCTGGCGCAAAAAGCTGACGAAATGGGTGCGAAATCATTCCGCATCACCTCTGTGACCGGTCCTAACACCCTGCACGGTACCGCAATTATCTACAAATAA